The nucleotide window TGGTGGGGGCGCGGGTGAGCAGCCACTAGGGAGCATCTCTCAAATGAATTCATTTAATTAACTTTTTTCATTAGTATACTAGAATATGAGAATGGGATAACAGGCTATTTTCCTCTTGAAGCATAATAATACAATCAATACGTTTGTGGTGGAGAGAGAACAAACAATATGGTACACGAATCACAATTATCTGCAATCACAATTAagaattgtaaaaaaatatatatataataattaaaagagagagagagtgtgtgtgttcttcactgcaaAATATAATGTAGCCTGCCCTAGTGTAACCACAAAGGGGTGGGACCGAAAACTCCTCTTTATGCCATCCACTGTTGCGTTTTAACGGCCGACGTTCGCAGAAGAGAGCTTCCTTTCGGTCTTCCTCATTTGAAAAGATAGGTCGTTTTTACTGTCTATAGGGTAAGTAAACAGTTGTATGTAATTTTATAGGTTGAGGTTAAACGAGAAATATAGGCTCgatgtgtattgtgttgtttttaGCTAGAAGCTTTAGAATACCTACTATCTGACACATTCAAGGGTGTGTCTCGAACAGAAAATGAACTTCAAAAGTTACTATTCCGTTGCTGGCCGCCAGCAGACAGACCTACATCGCCTCCTGCAAACTATATACTTATTGAATTGTGCCATACGTTACAATCACAAGCGGGGCAACTTGGAAACTAACAATTAACTTTAAGAACTGTGTTGCGTAACAATGTCTCCATATTTACCAAAGGTTTGTAGAGTCTGCGCAGTTGTTACTTTGAAAACTGCATTTCATTGATTGCATTTACTTCAGTGGGCTAATGTAGGTTACTAATATAGGCCTATTGATGGaaaaagtgattcagaaaggtgTGACTTTAGATCTAGTAATGTTTTGATATGGCAGTGTGACAGAGGCAGGGGTCAAAAGGGTTCTTCTTGTGCCAGGTATTTCCACCCCAAACTGAGCAGATGTAGACAGTACATTTCTGAATGAGTTGTCATCCTTGGCTAATGAAGAGGCACAATATGGACAACACCCCTGGACTAAAAGGGACAACACCCCAGACTATAAAGATGCTGTCTCCTATTAATATAATAATTAACGACATAAACTATATTGAGTGACACCATGAAGTAAATCAGCTCTGACCAGAGATGCATTTTGTCTGATTTTGATTTTGGGGGAAGTGTTGTCGGCTAATTGTTTCAGTTGGTagaggtgattttttttttttggggggggggtgtgtgGTAATGAAACATTAATGAGGGTAATGAGTATTTAACCCAGTCTTTCCTACTGTGAAAGCCCACCACATTGTTATTCTCTACAGAGCTGGTTTAGGTAATGTAGCAACAGGACCATTTGCTTTTGAGCAACTGACCAAAGTGGGAATTAACAAATGTATGTAGATGGTCTATGTTTTGTTAGCCCATctttatgtggtccttctgtagctcagttggtagagcatggcacttgtaacgccagggtagtgggttcgatccccgggaccacccatacgtagaatgtatgactgtaagtcgctttggataaaagcgtctgctaaatggcatttattattattattatattatttatctgTTACTCAAGGGTCAGAGGTATTGTATGGATAATGGTAACATAATGCGCATCTCAGGAAAAATGCGGTATGTGCATTTCTGAGAAATAATATAACTGTTTTTCTTTCGATAGCTTTTCCCATCTCTCTTGCTCACGTTTGGAAACTCTATCTCACTGGCATAATGGCAGCGGTAAGTCTCAGCTCCCAAACGTGTCTACTGTAGTGTGAGTGAACTAAATGATTGTAGTGTTCAACATTTTCATACATTTGCATGATCAGATttacatttgtttgtttttgtcgCTTAGTATTGGAAAGGATTTACTTATCAACAGTATGTTCATTGTAGCTTGCATAAAACATGTATGATGTACTCTACCAATGAAATTGTCCAATTTCATTTTTACTGCTGTAATCCTACTGACAGCACAGACGAGAGCTTTTTGAAAGTAGCAGCCACAGTATACTACTGAGGCAGTCTGACATATAGGCTACACCTGTACATAATAAATGTGCGTTGCTGTTACTGAACAAACACACACGGATctgttgagatgtgtatgtttgtgcatgtgtgtaccTATAGCCCAGGGGTACTCAACCCTACaaggtccagagcctgctggttttctgttattacacacacctggtgtcccaggtcaaaATCATTCACTGATTAGAGGTgaacaatgaaaaaatgcagtggaacttacttcaaggtccagagttgagtttgagggcgaTGGCCTACGACTCAAAGTACAATATCCAAATGGTGTTGGATAGTGACTGGATAAATGCCAGCTGCTGAATTCATATATGTATGCCATTTTAAATTTTAATATTTGCCACTGCAGATTGGCAACCGTGGAACTGTGACTGAAGCCGCTGGCTTCAAGGTAGAGGAGGATGTAAACAGACTGAGAGGAGCCATGAAGGGGGCTGGTGAGTGATCCCAACATTCTAAGCGATGACTAGCTGTTTGTTTCTATGAACAATTCAGACATTCCGAAAACCATTTTGGATGAGTATGGTAGGATCACCTTTCTACTGATAAATAGGTCTTTATTCTAACATAGTTGTACGTCTTTCCTTTCAATGAAAGCTTCAAAAAGACCTTCCTGTTGAACAGTATGCTACCAGTACTTTCACATCAGTTGTAATTATTCTAGAACTCTCTACAGGCCCTCTACACGGGACTGTAGTTACTTTCCATTTCTAAGACCTCATTCATTCCTCTGTGTGGCCTGGGAGTCATTTCCTTCCTTCTCCAGTATACTTGACTCGTCATTTTTTCCCCCTCCATTTTCATGATTATTTTTGCCTTCTGTTCTAGTCAAAAGTTACTGTAGGATTGCATAATCTTTGCACCTGTGTTATATTTTGTGTCTATGCTTTTTACACGTCTATGCTGTAGGGATACAGTGCAGAAAATACAATGAGCATTGTAAGAAGACAAGTTACACGCTGTTAAACACAAGCCTAAAAGATAGTATACAGCCTGTGCAATTTGTTTCTGAATGGGTGAATCTTAGCTCCACATTCGGGAATGCTGATGCTGTTAGCTAGACGTAATAGGTTTCACCTGATTCTGGTGTGAGATGCATTAGAAACAGATGGCACATACACTGAGAACCAACTGCCTGTGGGACCAGGGTTTTTCCCAGGGTGAGAGAGGAGCTTGGAAGCcagaagtacagtgccttgcgaaagtattcggcccccttgaactttgcaaccttttgccacatttcaggcttcaaacataaagatataaaactgtatttttttgtgaagaatcaacaacaagtgggacacaatcatgaagtggaacaacatttattggatatttcatacttttttaacaaatcaaaaacttaaaaattgggcgtgcaaaattattcagcccccttaagttaatactttgtagcgccaccttttgctgcgattacagctgtaagtcgcttggggtatgtctctatccgttttgcacatcgagagactgaatttttttcccattcctccttgcaaaacagctcgagctcagtgaggttggatggagagcatttgtgaacagcagttttcagttctttccacagattctcgattggattcaggtctggactttgacttggccattctaacacctggatatgtttatttttgaacgattccattgtagattttgctttatgttttggatcattgtcttgttggaagacaaatctccgtcccagtctcaggtcttttgcagactccatcaggttttcttcaagaatggtcctgtatttgcctccatccatcttcccatcaattttaaccatcttccctgtccctgctgaagaaaagcaggcccaaaccatgatgctgccaccaccatgtttgacagtggggatggtgtgttcagggtgatgagctgtgttgcttttacgccaatcATAACGTTTTGcgttgttgccaaaaagttcaattttggtttcatctgaccagagcaccttcttccacatgtttggtgtgtctcccaggtggcttgtggcaaactttaaacgacactttttatggatatctttaagaaatggctttcttcttgccactcttccataaaggccagatttgtgcaatatatgactgattgttgtcctatggacagagtctaccacctcagctgtagatctctgcagttcatccagagtgatcatgggcctcttggctgcatctctgatcagtcttctccttgtatgagctgaaagtttagagggacggccaggtcttggtagatttgcagtggtctgatactccttccatttcaatattatcgcttgcacagtgcttcttgggatgtttaaagcttgggaaatctttttgtatccaaatccggctttaaacttcttcacaacagtatctcggacctgcctggtgtgttccttgttcttcatgatgctctctgcgcttttaacggacctctgagactatcacagtgcaggtgcatttatacggagacttgattacacacacatggattgtatttatcatcattagtcatttaggtcaacattggatcattcagagatcctcactgaacttctggagagagtttgctgcactgaaagtaaaggggctgaataatgatgcactcccaatttttcagtttttgatttgttaaaaaagtttgaaatatccaataaatgtcgttccacttcatgattgtgtcccacttgttgttgattcttcacaaaaaaaatacagttttatatctatgtttgaagcctgaaatgtggcaaaaggtcgcaaagttcaagggggccgaatacttttgcaaggcactgtatgtctgttCAACATCCAGGTTGAAATCTGGAGTTCTTTGTAACTGTGTGATATCGGGGAGATATTTAGGATATTTCAATGGTGATTGATGCTGTTTTATCAACAGCAAGTTATTTGACCTAATGGATCAGTATAATGTGAAGGTATACAGTAATGTAACCCTGTGATGGTTTCTTATAGGCACGGACGAGGCAGCTGTCATTGAAGTCCTGGCACGTCGTAGCATTGCTCAGAGGCAACGCATCAAGGAGGCTTACAAGCAGACCGTGGGGAAGGTAAGTGTTCTACTGACTTATACCTACCTGTCTTATTACATTTCTCATATCACCGTTTGAATTATCAGACTATTCTCAAAACCTTCCAAAATCTAAACACCACCAGCTCCAGTAATTGGGGGTGTATTTAATAGTTCGTCGTGACAGGAGAGTGCAGGGGTTGTGTAAATGGTTATATTTATTATGTGATCAGTCACGGATGgatatactacaaagcaggatcatggagttagccagctaactggCCTAAATATTCTGAAATAACTTTTACTTTTTTTTGTAAGATAAGCTTGAAATGGGCATTCTCTAATTGACTCAACAACCAAAAACAAATGTCTAAGTTTTGCTTTCTTAATGAAGTGGAAAATCAACAAATATTTCTGGCTATTTTTCTTTTTAAATTTTAGCTGGCTAACTTATTGATGTGTTATAGTATACCCTTCTGGTGTGTGGCTTTGTGTGCTTGTTTTTATGGGTGTGGTGGTGTCTGGTGTTATTGGTAACATTGTGCAGACAGTTGGTGCCTCAGGTTGATCATTAACTCTTACACAAAGATGGTTATGTGTTTCAGAGAATAGAGAGAAGCTTGTCTACATGAGGGTTGAGGTTAACCTGATTTTTAATTGAAGACCAATGTCAGTCAGGACACTGCACTTTGTGTTTAAGTGAAGTAGGGAGATTATAGAATGACAGGCCCCATGTCAAACGACAACTAAACTTGACATTTAAAACTAAAAAGGGAAGTCTGATCAATGTCTACTCTATTGACACTGTTAGATAGGAGCTGGCACAGTCTGGCATGCAATAAATCATTGATAAAGTTATCTAAAAGGTCCCATGAATGAGGAAGCTTGCCACAGGGAAGGACAAAGATTGCTAGTGGAATCCTCCTGGTCAGAAACAGTGAGTCATACAGTGCACGGGGACGCCCACAGGCAGGTTCATGAAGAAGCTAAATGTGTCTACTACAAACCTTCTGTGTACAGCTCTTTCGCAGCCACGCCCTTCTGGAAGCAGACTCGTATCTGGAATGTCTGAAGCATTTAGTCTGACAGATTAAACATTTTGAAAGCCTTGTTTATCACCTCTGAGATACGAGTGTAATGAGAGAAGTAGTGTATGCTTACTTGAGCACTAGGCGGGAGATTGTGTCAGTCGGGGCCCATTTtaaatgtctgtgtctctgtccctgtaggaCCTGACCGATGATCTGCAGGGAGAGCTGACGGGGAACTTTGAGAACGTGGTGCTGGGCCTCCTGATGACCGCTCCTGTGTATGATGCCTACGAGCTGAGGAACGCTATGAAGGTCAGAGGTTATTACTGCTAGAGACACCATCACAATGGGGATTGATGTAACGCTTTCAATACTGTAACGCTTTTCAATAGCTATTGACATTGTATCGGGCTATTCACCTCATCCACAACCCATAAATGTGTTGCATCACACTACTCTTTGTGGTACTTACATAGCTCTCCACATCTCTATTTTACTGAATGCTAGGGTGCTGGAACAGAGGAGGCTGCTCTCATTGATATCCTTGCCTCAAGGACGAGTGCTGAAATTAGAGCCATCACAGCGGTGTACATCAAAGGTAGTAGCTACACAGTACACAGCCTTTCTGTGCCATGTATTGAGTCCACCTGTAGAAGAGGTATCGCATACGGTGTATGGTACAAGTCAATACTTTAGTATTGATCACTGTATATGAAGAGGAAATCTGATCTAGGATATCAGTGTCTCGCCCTCTTGAGAGTGTACGGGCAAACAATGAATCACATAACATGAACACAATGCATGATATGAATGATTTATTAGTGTCTTCTATAGAGCAATATTCAACTTTTGTTGCCGGCCATAGCTTTTGACAGGGTGTTCACAAACCGTTTCAAGTGTTGTGTGTTATAATTGCAGAGTCAGATCACTGACTGGGTCTAAGGTCATTCTTAACTCCTACTTTTTGCTTAATTGTGTGTGATGGCAGATTATGGAAAGAACCTGGAGGAAGATATCGATGGTGATACTTCCGGAATGTTCCAGAGGGTTCTGGTCTCTTTGCTCACGGTGAGAATAGACCGTGACAATATTGAACTCTCTGAATACACACCTGGTTGACCTTCATATTCCAACAATCAAAGGAAAGCCAACcgaactacagtacatgaattgTTGTAAAGGAAATAGTCACTCTACCTTCACTTCATCACTTGGGTACAATTTAACACATAATGGATGTTTGTAGTTTTCAGAGGCCTCAAATGGCCAGGTAATGGTCATGTCATTGTCTGACTCTTTGCTAACATGGCCTCTGTGTCTGTCCTGTGACTGACAGGCGGGGCGAGATGAGAGCAACACTGTGGATGAGGCCCAGGCTGTGAAGGATGCTAAGGTGAGAATATGGACCCAGAGAGGAGGTGACCTGGCTCTGTCTATCTCGCATAGTAGCACATGCTGGGGTATCAGGATCACCCCACGGTTAGGAAGATGAACAGTAAGATCAACTTTAGACATAGTTTTTAAAAACATAATCTCACATCAAATATGTCCCAAAACAGTCCGTGTTGGGAGATTTTCTGTTTGGGTTTGTGAAGTACTTTTGCCGTGGGTTCTCAGGATATCTACGAGGCTGGGGAGGCTCGTTGGGGAACAGATGAGGTCAAGTTCCTCACTGTGCTCTGTGTGAGGAACAGAAATCACCTACTCCAAGGTATTGTCCCCACAAATATTTCAGTGTATATTCATTTAGCAGCGGTACACCAACGGTGTACACCACCGTTGCCCCAGTGGTACACTcccaaaatatttgatcataaTAAAATAAGAGATATTTTTACATTTCTGTCGAGACTCACGTTTAAGATCAGAGTAACAAGTTACACATCACCAGAAGTGACCTTCTCACAGTGTACTTGTTGGTTGTTTGTTTATTACGCTTTACACTTCTCTTCAGTTAAGATACTTACTTCCACACTGACTTTGGCACAAAATGTAATGCACAAACACTGTTCTGCTGACCTGTTCTGGTTATTTCAGGAACCAACATTGTCATGTGCTTCTTACTCACTACAACAGTATGATTgattccatatctctctctctcacctcattGTATCAGTGTTTAAGGAGTATCAGAAGATCTCTGGGAGGGACATCGAGGACAGCATTAAGAGGGAGATGTCTGGCTCTCTGGAGAATGTCTTTCTGGCAATAGGTCAGACAGATCCAATTTGTTTCAGTGCCTCTTGCAATAATGTACCGAAGACTGATAAGACAGAGTCCAATCAGTTCTGATGAAAATAAGCAAAACTTAAGCTTGCTGAGCTATCATGCCTGATGTATCAATCTGATTTATTTTTTTGCAGTGAAATGCCTTAAAAACAAGCCAGCATTCTTTGCAGAGCGGTTATATAAATCCATGAAGGTAAAGATTTTGAAATTGAGACTTTTATTAACACACCTCCCATGGAGGTGTGTTATATCTGTTTACACTTGTGGGTTATCAGACTGAATTCATCAGAATGTTGACCGCTCCTTCCCTCCTGTCTTTTCAGGGTCTGGGAACTACAGACAGCGTACTGATTAGAATCATGGTGGCCCGGGCCGAGATTGACATGTTGGACATCAAGACAGAGTTCTTGAAAGCGTACGGAAAGACTCTCCATTCCTTCATCAAGGTGAGACCCTGGTCACGAGAGATGAAGTACTGGTTTGTCTCAGTAAAAGTTAGATTTGTCCCCATTTCTTTCTGTTATTTTGATGTATTCTGAGTGTTTCTGAATTGTTTAGGGAGACACATCTGGAGATTACCGCAAAATCCTGCTGGAGCTATGTGGAGAGTAGGACGTTGAACATCTAGGACATAGTTCAGCGACGACTTCACTCTGCAACAACACCATTGGTGCCTCTACTATCTTCTGTTTCCTTTGCTTAAAGGTCTCTCAATATCCTCTGCTCTTCT belongs to Oncorhynchus keta strain PuntledgeMale-10-30-2019 chromosome 9, Oket_V2, whole genome shotgun sequence and includes:
- the LOC118387654 gene encoding annexin A4-like is translated as MAAIGNRGTVTEAAGFKVEEDVNRLRGAMKGAGTDEAAVIEVLARRSIAQRQRIKEAYKQTVGKDLTDDLQGELTGNFENVVLGLLMTAPVYDAYELRNAMKGAGTEEAALIDILASRTSAEIRAITAVYIKDYGKNLEEDIDGDTSGMFQRVLVSLLTAGRDESNTVDEAQAVKDAKDIYEAGEARWGTDEVKFLTVLCVRNRNHLLQVFKEYQKISGRDIEDSIKREMSGSLENVFLAIVKCLKNKPAFFAERLYKSMKGLGTTDSVLIRIMVARAEIDMLDIKTEFLKAYGKTLHSFIKGDTSGDYRKILLELCGE